The Bradyrhizobium guangxiense genomic sequence ACGGCGAGCGTGCGGGCCAAGCGGCGCGAGGTCGGCGGCAACAGGCCGGCTGCCGAGGCGAGGGCGCCCATGTGCACGGCATGGCCCGAGGGAAACGCGTCTCTCGACCGCCCCGAGAAGGGGACGCCACGCCAATGGCCCGTGACGGTCAGCCGGTCCGGCCTCGTCTGATCGAACAAGGATTTCAGAATATGCGGCAGCACGGCCGTCGCCAGCGAGACCATCAGAACATGATCCGCAACGGGACGCTGTTGCGGATGCCGCAGCCGAGCGTAGAGCCATCCCGCCGCGGCGAGTGCGAGCAGCACGTTCTCGTCGGCGCCCCAGGTCATTGCTTGGGCGGCGTGCTCGAGCCCTGAGTTGGTGTTGTGCGCGATCTCGTTCGCGATCGCCGTATCGATCCGGGTGGGTTTGACTGTTACGAGCGCCATCGGTTCGCCGACGATATTTCCTCCATGACAGATTTGTAAAAGCTTGGAGACAAAGATGGTTCCTGGGCTCCAGGGCGAGTCCCAGCTCTGCTAAGGCTGGCCGGATCCGCCCGCGGCGCCATACACTTGGCCAGTTGCATAGCTGGCGTCGGCGGCGGCAAGCTGCACGTAGATCGAGGCAAGTTCGACGGGCTGGCCGGGACGGCCGAGCGGTGTCATGCCGCCGAATTTTTCGAGCTTGTCCATCGTGGCGCCGCCGGAGACCTGAAGCGGCGTCCAGATCGGTCCTGGCGCCACGCCATTGACACGGATGCCCCTCGCGGCGAGCTGCTTGGCCAGCGACTTCACATAGTTCATCGTCGCGGCCTTGGTCTGCGCATAGTCGTAGAGATCCGGCGAGGGATCGTAAGCTTGCTCGGAGGTGGTGCCGATGATGCAGGAGCCGGGCTTGAGATGCGGCAGGGCCGCCTTGATGATCCAGAACGGTGCGTAGATGTTCGTCTTCATGGTCGCGTCGAAATCCTCCGACGAGACATCGAGGATGGAGGCGCGTGTCTGCTGTCGTGCGGCGTTGCAAACGACGACGTCGAGGCCGCCGAGGCCTTGTACGGCCTGCTCGACCAGCTGCTTGCAGAAGCCTTCGTCCTTGAGGTCGCCCGGGATCGCAAGACCGCTCCGCCCTTCATTCTTGATCAGCGCGACCACCTCCTGCGCATCGGGCTCTTCCATAGGCAGATAGTTGATGGCGACGTCGGCGCCCTCGCGCGCATAGGCGATCGCGGCGGCCCGGCCCATGCCGGAATCGCCGCCCGTGATCAATGCCTTGCGGCCGGCGAGCCGGCCCGAGCCCTTGTAGCTGGTCTCGCCGTGATCCGGTCGCGGCTCCATCTTGCCAGCAAGGCCCGGCCAGGGCTGCGGCTGTTTCTTGAACGGCGGCTTCGGATAGCGGCTGACGGGATCGATCAAAGCATGGTCGGCCATGGACGTGTTTCCTTGCGCTGAGGACGCCAGCGAGGCCGCAGCGAGCGATGCGCCTGCGGCGTGCACGACATGGCGGCGCGACAGTGAGGTTCTGCTGTGATTCGTCATGATGCTCTCCGCGATGATCAAGGCTCAATGCGCGGAGACGACTGCCGTTGCTAAGGGGAGGACGCCGGGGCGCCGGCGTCCTTCAGCAATGCGTTACTTCGACTGGCCGACGCTCGGCGCCTTGCCGAGCTCCTTGGCCATGTCGAGATGATGCTTCAGGGCGGGCAGCGTCTTGCCGGCCCAATCCTTGAGTTCGGCATTGTCGCCGCCCTTGGCGTAACGCTCGAACAGCGAGACGGCATCCTCATGGGCGCTCACCTGATAGGAATTGTAATCCGAGCTGAAATCCTTACCGTTCGCATTCTTGAGCTTGTCAAGCTTGCTCTGGTGCGAGCTGTCGAGCTCTGCCGGAAGCGTTGCCTGGATTTTCTTGTCGCCGACCAAGCCCTTGAGCTCGGTGCTGGTCTTGGTGTGGTCGGTGACCATCTGCTGAGCGAAGCTCTTCTCCTGCGCGTTACCCTTCTGCTGGGCAAGCTTGCTCGACTCGATCTCGAACATGTCGCTGATCGCGACCTGCTTGACGAAGTCGGCGGTGGTCGGTGAGACGCCGAGCGCGGAATTGACGCCGGTCTTTTCGCCAAGCGATTGGGCGAGCGCAGGGCCTGCGAAGAGCACGCAAGCGAGGGCGATGACGGCACGTTTCATGTTTGGTCACTCCAATCTGGTGTGCGGCCGCTTGCCGCGCGTTGTTGCGCCGATCAACACGCCGCCGGGGCCGTGGTTCCTAACGATCAATCCGCGGGATTCCGTCCGGTGCGGGGATTGATGGGATCGGTCGGCTTGCGTCGAAGCCGCTCCGGCAGAAACGGCTCGGCTGGCGTAGGGGTTGGATCGGCCCGTACGTCGGCATGGCGCTGCGCCCGTTCATGCGGCGTCCGGTTGTCGTTGATGTGGTACTTCACGTCGACGCCATCGACGGGGTCGTTGACGCCGTGCCGGATATCGCGGAAGTCGCTCATGGTTCACCTCATTCCTTTCCGGGCAGGATCGTCTCGAGCACCTGCCGTGCTGCTCCCCGGATCATTCCGCTTTGGTTAGGGTCACCCTTCATGAGGGCGAGCGAGAAGTTCTTGGCCTGTTGAAGCGTGATATGCGGCGGCAGTGGCGGCACTTCGGGATCGGTCTTCACCTCCAGCACGACGGGCATCTCGCTCGCAAGCGCCTGCTCCCAGGCCGAGCCGAGCAGTTGCGGACTGTCGACGAAGATGCCGCGCAGCCCGATGAGCTCGGCGAAGCGGGAATAGGAGACGTCGGGAATGCGCTGCGAGGCCTCGAACTTGGGATCGCCGTTGATGATGCGCTGCTCCCACGTCACCTGGTTGAGGTCCTCATTGTTGAAGACGCAGACGATGAAGCGTGGATCCTTCCAGTTGCGCCAGTATTTCGCGGCGGTGATCAGTTCAGCCATGTTGTTCATCTGCATGGCGCCGTCGCCGACGAGGGCGATCACCGGCCGATCAGGATGGGCGTATTTCGCGGCGAGCGCATAGGGCACCGCGGCACCCATTGAGGCGAGGCCACCGGAGAGCGATGCCGTCATGCCGCGCCGCATCTTCAGGTCGCGCGCGAACCAGTTGGCGCAAGAGCCGGAATCGCTGGTGATGATGGCGCGGTCCGGCAGGCGCGGGGACAGCTCCCAGGCGACGAGCTGCGGATTGACCGGCGCCGCGGGCTGATGCGCACGGTCATCCAGCGTCTTCCACCATCTCGCGACGTCCTCCTGGATGCTCTGGCGCCAGGCGCCGTCGCTTCTGGGTTTCAGTCGCGGCAACAGTGCGCGCAACGTCTCGGCGGCGTCGCCCACGAGGCCGACCTCCATGGGAAAGCGGATCGACATCATGCTGGCGTCGATGTCGATCTGCACGCCGCGCGCGGCGCCCTCCTTTGGCAGGAACTCGGCGTAGGGGAAGGCCGAGCCGACCATCAGCAGCGTGTCGCATTCCATCATCATGTTGTAGCTGGGCTCGGTGCCGAGCAGGCCGATCGCGCCGGTGACCCAGGGCAGCTCGTCCGGCAGCGCGGCCTTGCCGAGCAGCGCCTTGGCGCAGCCGGCCGACAGCCGGTCGGCGACCGCGATCACCTCCTCGGTGGCGTGAAGCGCACCGGCGCCGACGAGCATCGCGACCTTCTTGCTGGCATTGAGGATCTCTGCGGCGCGATCGAGATCGGCCTCGCGCGGCGTGATACTGGGCGCGCTGTAGCCGATGCCGGAGTGCAATGTGCCGTGCGCGCGGGGCGGGCTCTCGTACGGCTCTTCCTGCAAATCGTTGGGCAGGATGATCACCGTCGGAGTGCGCCGCGCCAGCGCGATCCGAACCGCACGGTCGATCAGGTGCCGCACTTGTGCAGGCGAGGACGCCTGCATGACGTAGGCACCGGCGACGTCCTTGAACATTGAGAGAAGGTCGAGCTCCTGCTGATAGTGCCCGCCGAGGGCGTTGCGGGCCTGCTGGCCGACGATGGCCAGCACCGGCTGGTGATCGAGCAGCGCATCGTACAGCCCGGTGATGAGATGCGAGGCACCGGGCCCGGAGGTCGCGATGCAGACGCCGAGCTGGCCCGAGAACTTGGCGTAGGCGCTCGCCATGAACGCCGCCATCTCCTCGTGCCGTGCCTGCACGAACCCGATCCTGCCTTCGGCCCGGTTCATTGCGCCGAACACGCCGTTGATGCCGTCGCCGGGGTAGCCGAAGATGTGGCGCACGCCCCATTGATGCAGGCGCTCAACGATGAAGTCGGAGACTGTCTGGGTCATCGTGTGGCTCTTCGGTTCTGCGAGCTGGCTGAGGCTCAGAGAACCCATCGTCTCCCGCGATGTTCCTGGCTTTCCCGGGATGTTTCCGGCCCGCGCGCGGAACAGCGGCGGAACGATCGCTCGCCCGTCCGGTTGATTCACGTATTGGCTGAGTGGAGCACTGAGATGTTGAATCAAGGTGAGCTGGATCGCGCCGAGATGGGACGTCTGATCGGCAGCGACAAGGTCGAGGGAACATCGGTCTTCGGCGCCGATCGCTACCGGATCGGATCGATCGAGCGCGTGATGATCGACAAGGTCAGCGGCAAGGTGTCCTACGCCGTGCTTGGCTTCGGCGGATTTCTTGGCCTCGGCAACGACCACTATCCGTTGCCTTGGCAGTCGCTGAAATACGACACGGAGCTGGGCGGTTACGTGACGGCGATTACCGCCAAGGATCTGCAAAGCGCGCCGAGATACAGCGAACGGAGCGACTGGAACTGGGGCGATGAAGCCGCGGTTCGCGGCATCAACTCCTATTACGGCGTTCCTTTCGCATAAACGATGCATGGAAGGGAGTTCGATGAGCAAGGAGCGACCCAACGACGATCCCCGCGACCAGAACGATTGGGGATCCCACCGACAGACGGACAAGCCCTGGAAGGGTCATCCGGAGAAGGAGCAGCGATCGGACGAGGTGAAGCCAGATCTCGAGAAATGGCATCGGACGAAGACGCACTGAGAGAGGCGCACTGTCGCGGAATATCGAGACGAGCGCGGTACGAGATGCCGCGCTTCGTTTTTTTGACGGCGTGATCACGAATGATCGCGGCGCGTTGGCAGGGCGGAACCAAGTGTCGGCGCCGAGGTTGGGCCGGCGGCGCACAAGACCTACTCCAAAGCGTTCTGGCGTCAGCTCAATCCTGAGAAAGGTCGTTGGCCGTGGATGCTCAGATACGGGAGCATGGGCCGTCCGCGGAGCAGCCGCAGAGGGCGAAGCAGGCTCCAAACGCGCCGCCTGATCCGACCCGCAGCGCCGACGGCCAGTCGCCCAGACCGTCGTCGGCGGGAGAGCGGCTTCGTGAGCATTGGCTGCTTGCAACCGCAGGTGCCGTCGTTTTGATTGCCGCGCTCGTCGGCGGCCTGCTCTATTGGCTGCAGGTCCGTCACTACGAAGCGACCGACGATGCGTTCGTCGCAGCGCGAAGCTTCTCGGTCGCTTCGAAGGTCGGCGGCTACGTGACCGACATTCCCGTCACCGACAACCAGCACGTCAATTCCGGCGATCTCCTCGCCAAGATCGACGAGCGCGATTATCGCATCGCCATCGATCAGGCCGACGCGCAGGTGGCCAGCGCCAAGGCGAACATTGCCAATGTCGAGGCGCAGATCGATTCGCAGCATGAGCAGATCAAGCAGGCCGAGGCTCAGCTCGAACAGGCCCAGGCCCAGCTTCAATTTTCGCAGGAGGAATTCACGCGCGCCCAGGATCTGGTCGAGAAGGGCGCCGGCACCGTGCAGCGCCAGCAGCAGACCCGCTCGGACCTTCAGGCGCAGCAGGCCAACACCGAACGCGCCAGGACGGCGGTGACATCGGCGCAGCTCGGCATCAAGACGCTGCAGGCCCAGCTCGAAGGCGCCCGGGCGCAGCTCGGGCAGGCGCAGGCGCAGCTCGATCAGGCCAAGCTGAACCTGCAATACACCAGCGTCGCCGCCGCCCAGTCGGGCCGCGTCGTCAAGCTCTCTGGCGCCAAGGGCACGTTCGTCACGGCGGGACAGAGCCTGATGATGTTCGTGCCCGACGAGGTCTGGATCGTCGCGAACTACAAGGAGACGCAGCTGGGCGACATGCGTCCGGGCCAGCCGGTCGAGATCCGCATCGATGCCTATCCCGGCCGCAAGCTCACCGGCCACGTCGATTCGATGCAGCCGGGCTCCGGCACCGCCTTCAGTCTGCTGCCGGCGGAGAACGCGACCGGCAACTACGTCAAGGTGGTGCAGCGCGTGCCGGTGAAGATCGTGGTCGACAGCTGGCCGTCCGACCTGCCGGTTGGCCCAGGCATGTCGGTCGTGCCCTGGACCAGGGTGAGATGACGGACACAGCGCAAGGCGGCGCGTCCGCGGGCGGCTGGTCGCCGGAGCGCTCGGCGGCCGGCGGGCACAATCCCTATTTGATCGCCTTCGTGGTCTCGATCGCGACCTTCATGGAGGTGCTCGACACCACCATCGCCAACGTCGCACTACGTCACATCGCAGGCAGCCTCGCGGTCGGCATCGACGAGAGCACCTACGTCATCACCAGCTATCTCGTTGCCAACGCCATCGTGCTGTCGATCTCGGGCTGGCTCTCGACCGTGATCGGCCGCAAGCGCTTCTACATGATGTGCGTCGCGACCTTCACATTTGCCTCGCTGCTGTGTGGCTTCGCGTGGAATCTGCAATCGCTGGTGCTGTTCCGCATTCTTCAAGGTCTCGGCGGCGGCGGCATGGCCACCAGCGAGCAGGCGATCCTCGCCGACTCGTTCCCGCCGCATAAGCGCGGCCAGGCTTTCGCCATCTACGGCGTCGCCGTCGTGGTCGCGCCGGTGATCGGACCGACGCTCGGCGGCTGGATCACCGACACCTACACCTGGCACTGGGTGTTCCTGATCAACGTGCCGATGGGCCTGCTGTCGCTGTTCCTGGTCGGCACGCTGGTCAAAGAGCCTTCGGATGCGGAGAAGGAGCGGGAGAAGCTGCTCAGCAAGGGCCTGCGCGTCGACTATATAGGATTCCTGCTCGTTGCGATCGGACTCGGGTCGCTGGAATTCGTGCTCGATGAAGGCCAGCGCAACGACTGGTTCGGCTCGAACATGATCCTCGTCTTCGCGCTGCTGGCCGCGGTCTGCCTGCTCGCGCTGATCCCGTGGGAGCTGACGCGGGAGGATCCCATCGTCGATTTGCGCCTGCTCGGCCGCCGCCAGTTCGCCGCCTGCTTCCTGGTAATGCTGGCCACCGGGGCCGTGCTGATCTCGACCACGCAGCTCTTGCCGCAGCTGCTCCAGACCGAGTTGAACTACACTGCCATGCTGGCCGGCCTCGCGCTGTCGCCGGGCGGCGTCGCGACCCTCGTGCTGATGCCCGTGGTCGGCCGCCTCGTCGCTACGGTGCAGCCGAAATATCTCATCATGTTCGGCGCGGCGATCGTCGCGCTCTCGATGTGGCATCTCACCGGGCTTACCGGCGACATCACCTATGGCTATGCGGCGCTGTCGCGCATCTTCCTCGCGCTCGGTCTGCCGTTCCTGTTCCTGCCTGTCACGACCGCGTCTTACGACGGCGTTCCGCCGGACAAGACCAATCAGGCCTCCGCGCTGATCAATGTCGCCCGCAATATCGGGGGATCCATGGGTGTTGCGCTGGCACAGACGGTGTTGGCGCAGCGCCAACAATTCCACCAGAGCCGCCTGGTCGAGCACGCCGCGCCCTCCGATCTCGGTTATCAGCAGACCGTCGACACCATGACGCGCTACTTTCAGGCGCAAGGCTCCAATGCGAGCGATGCAGCGTCACAGGCCGTCGCGTGGGTCGGTCGCACCTTGCAGCAGCAGGTCGATTTGCTCGCCTATATCGACGTGTTCTGGACGCTGGCGATCATAGCGGTGCTGATGATTCCCACGGCGGCCGTGCTGCGGCCGATCAAGCTGGGTGGGCCGGCGCGGGGGCATTGATTGCGTTGCTGTTGCAAGTGGCGGGAGCGAGCGTCGATCACGAAGATGCTGCCACTCACCCCACCGCTTCCTTGCCCCCCGGCCCGGCATGCACATGCACCTGTTTGGCATGCAGCACCTCGCCGCATTCCGAGCACACCATGACGGGGTCGAACAGCTTGCCGCAGCTCTTGTGCTGATGCAGCAGCGGGCGGCCGCGCTCGTCGCCCATGTGGGTGTCGCCCCAATGCACCATCGCCATGATGATCGGATAGAGGTCGAGGCCCTTTTGCGTGAGGATGTACTCGTAGCGCTTCGGCGCCTCGGAATAGGGGACGCGACGCAGGATGCCGAACCGGACCAGCTTCTTCAGCCGCTCCGAGAGCAGGTGCCGCGTGATCTGCAACGAAGACTGGAATCCCTCGAACCGGCGGACCCGCAGAAAACATTCGCGCAGGATCAGCAACGTCCAGCGATCGCCGACCACGGCAACGGTCCGGGAGAGCGAGCAGGTCTCCTCTTCCAGCGTATCCCATTTCATGGTGCGATCTCCGGCGTTTAAGTCTGAAAAAGGAACTGACTTGAACGATCAGTATAATTTGCGCATTTGATTAGCATCAACGGTCGTCATTTGACAGTTCTATTTTGGAACTGTAGCCTCTCGGCAATCACATGAGTTCTTGCCGGAGGAGGCGACCTTGCCCAAGCGAAATGCGACAGCTGCCGTGATCGGGGCCGGCGACTTCATCGGCTCCGAGATCGCCAAGAAATTCGCGGCGGAGGGGTTCACGGTCTTCGCAGGCCGCCGCAATGGCGACAAGCTGGCGCCGCTGGTGCGCGACATCGAGACCTCAGGCGGCGAGATCCACGCCCGCTCGCTCGACGCGCGGAAGGAAGACGAGGTCATCTCCTTCCTCAACGACGCCGACAAACATGCTCCTCTTGAAGTCTGCATCTTCAACGTCGGTGCCAACGTCAATTTTCCGATCCTCGACACCACCGAGCGCGTGTTTCGCAAAGTCTGGGAGATGGCCTGCTATTCCGGCTTCCTTGCGGGCCGCGAGGCGGCGCGGCTGATGCTGCCGCGCGGCAGCGGCAACATCTTCTTCACGGGTGCGACCGCAAGCTTGCGCGGCGGCAGCGGCTTTGCCGCCTTTGCCAGCGCCAAGTTCGGCCTGCGAGCGGTGGCGCAGGCGATGGCGCGCGAGCTCGGCCCGAAGAACATCCATGTCGCCCATCTCATCATCGATTCCGGCGTCGACACCGAATGGGTGCGGCAGCGGCGGCTGGAGGCGCTCGGGCCGAGTGCGCTGGATAATCCCGATCTCTTGATGCCGCCCTCTTCGGTCGCGGACGCCTATTGGCAGCTCTACCGGCAGCCGAAGAGCGCCTGGACGTTCGAGATGGAGATCCGCCCGTTCGGAGAGAAATGGTGACCGCGGCGCAAAAGTCCGGCTAGACTGAGCCAACCCAGGCAAAATTCCGGGAGGAGAACGACGTGAAGACCGCGATCACCGAGCTGTTCGGCATCGAGCACCCCATCATCCAGGGCGGCATGCATTTCGTCGGCTTTGCCGAGCTGGCCGCTGCCGTCTCCAATGCCGGCGGGCTCGGCATCATCACCGGCCTCACCCAGAAGACGCCGGAGCTGCTCGCCAAGGAGATCGCACGCTGCCGCGACATGACCGACAAGCCCTTCGGCGTGAACCTCACCTTCCTGCCGACCTTCTCCGCGCCGCCTTATCCAGAATATATCGCCGCCATCGTCGAGGGCGGCATCAAGGCGGTGGAGACCGCAGGCCGCAGCCCGGAAGCCTACATGCCGGCGCTGAAGGCCGCCGGCATCAAGGTGATCCACAAATGCACCTCGGTGCGCCACTCGCTGAAGGCCGAACGCATCGGCTGCGACGCCGTCAGCGTCGACGGCTTTGAGTGCGGTGGTCATCCCGGCGAGGACGACATTCCCAACATGATCCTGCTGCCGCGCGCGGCCGAGGAGCTGAAGATCCCGTTCGTCGCCTCTGGCGGCATGGCCGATGGGCGCAGCCTCGTCGCAGCATTGTCGCTGGGGGCGGCCGGCATGAACATGGGCACGCGCTTCATCGCCACCAAGGAAGCACCTGTGCATCAGAACGTGAAGAACGCGCTGGTCGCGGCGACCGAGCTCGACACCCGCCTGATCATGCGCAGCTTGCGCAACACCGAGCGCGTGCTGAAGAACGCCAATGTCGACCGTCTGCTCGAGATCGAGCACGAGAAGGGTGACAAGCTGACGATCGACGACATCCACGATCAGGTCGCGGGCGTCTATCCCAAGATCATGCTGGAGGGGCAGATGGATGCCGGAGCCTGGAGCTGCGGCATGGTCGCAGGGCTGATCCACGACATCCCCTCCTGCAAGGAACTCATCGATCGCATCATGACTGAAGCGGAAACCATCATCCGCAGCCGCCTGATGGGGTTCCTGGATGGGACGGGGGCGACGCGAAAGGTCGCCTGACACCGCCAAACTTCTTAACCACGGCGGCACTTGGTCGCTGGAATTGCGCGCGACGCCTCCTAAATAGGGGTAAATTGTCCCTTTCATCATGGAATTTCAGGAGGCGTCCGTGGTCCTGAAAAGCGTTCCTTTTGCAGTTGCCGTTGCCCTCGTGATCGCCTGGGGCGGCGTCGCGCGCGCTGACGACTACAAGCCAGACGAATATCTGGGTCTCGATCTCTCCAAGGCCGTGCTATCCCCGAAGCGGCTCGGGCCCGAGACGCGGTTTGCACCGGTCGCGCTCGAGGCGCGCGGCGGCAATGAGGCGCAGGCGCGCGCCGAGCCGGTCGACGTGCCGAAGAAGGTTGCGGCCGAACGCGTTCGTGCGGCGGAGCCGAAGGCGGTCCATGCCAGCAGCGCGCAGC encodes the following:
- a CDS encoding SDR family oxidoreductase, yielding MPKRNATAAVIGAGDFIGSEIAKKFAAEGFTVFAGRRNGDKLAPLVRDIETSGGEIHARSLDARKEDEVISFLNDADKHAPLEVCIFNVGANVNFPILDTTERVFRKVWEMACYSGFLAGREAARLMLPRGSGNIFFTGATASLRGGSGFAAFASAKFGLRAVAQAMARELGPKNIHVAHLIIDSGVDTEWVRQRRLEALGPSALDNPDLLMPPSSVADAYWQLYRQPKSAWTFEMEIRPFGEKW
- a CDS encoding winged helix-turn-helix transcriptional regulator, which codes for MKWDTLEEETCSLSRTVAVVGDRWTLLILRECFLRVRRFEGFQSSLQITRHLLSERLKKLVRFGILRRVPYSEAPKRYEYILTQKGLDLYPIIMAMVHWGDTHMGDERGRPLLHQHKSCGKLFDPVMVCSECGEVLHAKQVHVHAGPGGKEAVG
- a CDS encoding phosphatase PAP2 family protein, which gives rise to MALVTVKPTRIDTAIANEIAHNTNSGLEHAAQAMTWGADENVLLALAAAGWLYARLRHPQQRPVADHVLMVSLATAVLPHILKSLFDQTRPDRLTVTGHWRGVPFSGRSRDAFPSGHAVHMGALASAAGLLPPTSRRLARTLAVTLSLTRVALLAHWTSDVVAGFTLGVLVERLLRPFTLARSRQQPSSALRGRP
- a CDS encoding DHA2 family efflux MFS transporter permease subunit yields the protein MTDTAQGGASAGGWSPERSAAGGHNPYLIAFVVSIATFMEVLDTTIANVALRHIAGSLAVGIDESTYVITSYLVANAIVLSISGWLSTVIGRKRFYMMCVATFTFASLLCGFAWNLQSLVLFRILQGLGGGGMATSEQAILADSFPPHKRGQAFAIYGVAVVVAPVIGPTLGGWITDTYTWHWVFLINVPMGLLSLFLVGTLVKEPSDAEKEREKLLSKGLRVDYIGFLLVAIGLGSLEFVLDEGQRNDWFGSNMILVFALLAAVCLLALIPWELTREDPIVDLRLLGRRQFAACFLVMLATGAVLISTTQLLPQLLQTELNYTAMLAGLALSPGGVATLVLMPVVGRLVATVQPKYLIMFGAAIVALSMWHLTGLTGDITYGYAALSRIFLALGLPFLFLPVTTASYDGVPPDKTNQASALINVARNIGGSMGVALAQTVLAQRQQFHQSRLVEHAAPSDLGYQQTVDTMTRYFQAQGSNASDAASQAVAWVGRTLQQQVDLLAYIDVFWTLAIIAVLMIPTAAVLRPIKLGGPARGH
- a CDS encoding thiamine pyrophosphate-requiring protein, coding for MTQTVSDFIVERLHQWGVRHIFGYPGDGINGVFGAMNRAEGRIGFVQARHEEMAAFMASAYAKFSGQLGVCIATSGPGASHLITGLYDALLDHQPVLAIVGQQARNALGGHYQQELDLLSMFKDVAGAYVMQASSPAQVRHLIDRAVRIALARRTPTVIILPNDLQEEPYESPPRAHGTLHSGIGYSAPSITPREADLDRAAEILNASKKVAMLVGAGALHATEEVIAVADRLSAGCAKALLGKAALPDELPWVTGAIGLLGTEPSYNMMMECDTLLMVGSAFPYAEFLPKEGAARGVQIDIDASMMSIRFPMEVGLVGDAAETLRALLPRLKPRSDGAWRQSIQEDVARWWKTLDDRAHQPAAPVNPQLVAWELSPRLPDRAIITSDSGSCANWFARDLKMRRGMTASLSGGLASMGAAVPYALAAKYAHPDRPVIALVGDGAMQMNNMAELITAAKYWRNWKDPRFIVCVFNNEDLNQVTWEQRIINGDPKFEASQRIPDVSYSRFAELIGLRGIFVDSPQLLGSAWEQALASEMPVVLEVKTDPEVPPLPPHITLQQAKNFSLALMKGDPNQSGMIRGAARQVLETILPGKE
- a CDS encoding HlyD family secretion protein — encoded protein: MDAQIREHGPSAEQPQRAKQAPNAPPDPTRSADGQSPRPSSAGERLREHWLLATAGAVVLIAALVGGLLYWLQVRHYEATDDAFVAARSFSVASKVGGYVTDIPVTDNQHVNSGDLLAKIDERDYRIAIDQADAQVASAKANIANVEAQIDSQHEQIKQAEAQLEQAQAQLQFSQEEFTRAQDLVEKGAGTVQRQQQTRSDLQAQQANTERARTAVTSAQLGIKTLQAQLEGARAQLGQAQAQLDQAKLNLQYTSVAAAQSGRVVKLSGAKGTFVTAGQSLMMFVPDEVWIVANYKETQLGDMRPGQPVEIRIDAYPGRKLTGHVDSMQPGSGTAFSLLPAENATGNYVKVVQRVPVKIVVDSWPSDLPVGPGMSVVPWTRVR
- a CDS encoding PRC-barrel domain-containing protein; translation: MLNQGELDRAEMGRLIGSDKVEGTSVFGADRYRIGSIERVMIDKVSGKVSYAVLGFGGFLGLGNDHYPLPWQSLKYDTELGGYVTAITAKDLQSAPRYSERSDWNWGDEAAVRGINSYYGVPFA
- a CDS encoding NAD(P)H-dependent flavin oxidoreductase, with the protein product MKTAITELFGIEHPIIQGGMHFVGFAELAAAVSNAGGLGIITGLTQKTPELLAKEIARCRDMTDKPFGVNLTFLPTFSAPPYPEYIAAIVEGGIKAVETAGRSPEAYMPALKAAGIKVIHKCTSVRHSLKAERIGCDAVSVDGFECGGHPGEDDIPNMILLPRAAEELKIPFVASGGMADGRSLVAALSLGAAGMNMGTRFIATKEAPVHQNVKNALVAATELDTRLIMRSLRNTERVLKNANVDRLLEIEHEKGDKLTIDDIHDQVAGVYPKIMLEGQMDAGAWSCGMVAGLIHDIPSCKELIDRIMTEAETIIRSRLMGFLDGTGATRKVA
- a CDS encoding DUF4142 domain-containing protein, with protein sequence MKRAVIALACVLFAGPALAQSLGEKTGVNSALGVSPTTADFVKQVAISDMFEIESSKLAQQKGNAQEKSFAQQMVTDHTKTSTELKGLVGDKKIQATLPAELDSSHQSKLDKLKNANGKDFSSDYNSYQVSAHEDAVSLFERYAKGGDNAELKDWAGKTLPALKHHLDMAKELGKAPSVGQSK
- a CDS encoding SDR family oxidoreductase translates to MTNHSRTSLSRRHVVHAAGASLAAASLASSAQGNTSMADHALIDPVSRYPKPPFKKQPQPWPGLAGKMEPRPDHGETSYKGSGRLAGRKALITGGDSGMGRAAAIAYAREGADVAINYLPMEEPDAQEVVALIKNEGRSGLAIPGDLKDEGFCKQLVEQAVQGLGGLDVVVCNAARQQTRASILDVSSEDFDATMKTNIYAPFWIIKAALPHLKPGSCIIGTTSEQAYDPSPDLYDYAQTKAATMNYVKSLAKQLAARGIRVNGVAPGPIWTPLQVSGGATMDKLEKFGGMTPLGRPGQPVELASIYVQLAAADASYATGQVYGAAGGSGQP